The segment GAAGGTGGCATAAAGAAAGTCTTAGCCTTCTCTCCTGCATTTATTTCTGACTGTTTAGAAACAACGTTCGAAGTGGGTAAGACTTACAAAAAGGACTTTATTGATGCAGGTGGTGAACAATGGGATTTGGTCCCTAGTCTTAATGTGGAAGAGACTTGGGTAGATTGTGTAGTTGAGATGTCAAAGCATTGATCCATGCACTGCACTGACTGTTCAGTACAATACATGAATCTAAAAATCTAGTCTCTACAATTGATGATTTCAGCCAAAGAATCTACCGCATAGCTGATTTCTTCTGGTGTGGTGTACTTGGAGAATGAAAAACGAATTGCACCTCGGTTGGGATCAGAGCCAATCGCATCCAATACGTGTGACCCGACGTTAGTACCACTGGCACAGGCACTACCTCCTGAGACTGAAATCCCTTTGATATCTAGGTTGAAGAGCAACATATCATTTTCGGCAGACTCTGGCACACCTACATTCAAAACCGAATACAAGCTCCTATCCATGTCTCCTGAGAGACCATTAAAATCCACTCCCTTTACTTTTTCCTTCAATTCCTGAATCATCTGAAGTTTCAAACCTGTGATATGTGCTCTATTGATTTCCATATCTCTGTAGGCAATCTCCAAACCCTTCGCCAGTCCAACTATACCTGCTAGGTTCTCTGTACCCCCTCGCATATTCCTCTCTTGTGCTCCACCGTAAACAAAAGGATCAATTTTGGTCTCTCCATTGATGTATAGAAACCCCACGCCCTTTGGGCCATGAAATTTATGTGCCGAACCTACAGCCATGTTGATGTGAGATGCTGTAAGGTTATGCACATACTTGCCCATGGTTTGTACAGTATCACTATGGTACGTTGCTCCGTGGCTCTTGCAGAGCATAGAGATTGCATTCACATCACTGAGATTCCCCAATTCATTGTTGGCATGCATGAGAGAAACCAGCGCCCCTTTGTGAGTAGACAAGAGCTGCTCCAAATGCGCCATATCTACCGCGCCACCTTGTGTCAGTTGCACATACTTGAGCGCTATCTCTCCGCGTCGCTCCAGCGCCTCCAAAGTATGCAGTACTGCATGATGCTCTATCGGTGATGTGATGGCTACTCTGACGCCCTTGCGCACAGACGAAACGATAGCAGTATTGTCAGATTCAGTCCCTCCAGATGTAAAGAATATTTCAGCAGGAGAAGTCCCCAACAATTCAGCCACCTTTTTTCGATTCCTCTCCACTACAGATCTTGCTTCCCGACCATGAGAATGGATCGAAGAAGGGTTTCCGAATACATCCATAAAATATGGCCTCATGGCCTCAAATACTTCAGGGTCAACTGGAGTGGTTGCAGAGTTATCCAAATAAACTTTCATCGCACAAAAGTAACAGGCAATTAATTTATATTCGCAGAAAATTACCCTTTAGACAACCCCACCTTGCCGTCTATCTAATATTTGAGCTATGACAAAAGAGGCCTACAGTTGTGTTTGCATCGATGATGATAAATTGTTTATCGAAATCATCAGTGGAAAAATTCGTCAACTTGATTTTTTGGATCTCATTGCCTGCTACAACAATCCCATGACGGCTTTAGTCAAAGTAGATCAACTCAGACCTGATATTATTTTCTTGGATGTCGATTTGCCAGAAATTAATGGATTTACATTCATGGATGCCCTTGATTATAAACCCATCATTGTCATGATGACCTCTCATTGGGAACAAGAAGAACACGCCATCAAAAAAGGGGTAGATGCATTTCTAACTAAGCCACTCAAAAGTGCTGAACAAATTTCTGACGCCTTATTTAAACTCCTCTAGACTTTCACTTTAAAGAACCAGGGATAGAAACAACGAAACCTAGATTTGAGAAATCGAAGAATAGGGATAGAAGTATGCTCCTTGGATTGAACACCTAAGCCTAATAACAAAAAAAGACAGCCATCTCTGACTGTCTAATGGTGGGCGCTGAGGGATTCGAACCCCCGACCCCCTCGGTGTAAACGA is part of the Reichenbachiella agarivorans genome and harbors:
- a CDS encoding cysteine desulfurase family protein, with the translated sequence MKVYLDNSATTPVDPEVFEAMRPYFMDVFGNPSSIHSHGREARSVVERNRKKVAELLGTSPAEIFFTSGGTESDNTAIVSSVRKGVRVAITSPIEHHAVLHTLEALERRGEIALKYVQLTQGGAVDMAHLEQLLSTHKGALVSLMHANNELGNLSDVNAISMLCKSHGATYHSDTVQTMGKYVHNLTASHINMAVGSAHKFHGPKGVGFLYINGETKIDPFVYGGAQERNMRGGTENLAGIVGLAKGLEIAYRDMEINRAHITGLKLQMIQELKEKVKGVDFNGLSGDMDRSLYSVLNVGVPESAENDMLLFNLDIKGISVSGGSACASGTNVGSHVLDAIGSDPNRGAIRFSFSKYTTPEEISYAVDSLAEIINCRD
- a CDS encoding LytR/AlgR family response regulator transcription factor, with protein sequence MTKEAYSCVCIDDDKLFIEIISGKIRQLDFLDLIACYNNPMTALVKVDQLRPDIIFLDVDLPEINGFTFMDALDYKPIIVMMTSHWEQEEHAIKKGVDAFLTKPLKSAEQISDALFKLL